In Alligator mississippiensis isolate rAllMis1 chromosome 10, rAllMis1, whole genome shotgun sequence, one DNA window encodes the following:
- the P2RX4 gene encoding P2X purinoceptor 4 isoform X1, producing MQGSAAMASCRDCCYSLLFEYDTPRIVMIRSRKVGLMNRLVQLGILAYVVGWVFIWEKGYQEIDSVVSSVTIKVKGVTVTNTSTLGPRVWDVADYVIPPQEENTVFIMTNMIMTLNQTQGSCPELPDNKTVCKSEEDCHAGYVGTHSNGVQTGNCIKYNGSIKTCEIYAWCPVEDDTNVPRPAFLKDAENFTILVKNNIWYPKFNFAKRNILPSINSTYLKGCIYDAQTDPFCPIFRIQKIMEAAGQNFQEMAVEGGIMGLQIKWNCDLDKAASLCVPRYSFRRLDDKNSKYTVSPGYNFRFAKYYRDTSGLEARTLIKAYGIRFDVIVFGKAGKFDIIPTMINIGSGLALLGVATVLCDIIVLYFMKRRHFYREKKYKYVEDYELLLCTGGEQSLND from the exons ATGCAAGGCAGCGCAGCCATGGCGTCCTGCCGGGACTGCTGCTACAGCCTGCTCTTCGAGTACGACACCCCGCGCATCGTCATGATCCGCAGCCGCAAAGTGGGGCTCATGAACCGGCTGGTGCAGCTCGGCATCCTCGCCTACGTGGTCGG CTGGGTCTTCATTTGGGAAAAGGGCTACCAGGAGATCGACTCCGTAGTCAGCTCTGTTACGATCAAAGTGAAAGGAGTAACTGTGACCAACACATCAACTCTGGGACCCCGGGTCTGGGATGTGGCTGACTATGTTATTCCACCTCAG GAAGAGAACACCGTCTTCATCATGACAAACATGATCATGACACTGAATCAAACGCAAGGTTCCTGTCCCGAG CTTCCAGATAACAAAACTGTGTGCAAGTCTGAAGAGGACTGCCATGCAGGATATGTAGGCACTCATAGCAACG GAGTCCAGACTGGGAACTGCATTAAGTACAACGGCTCCATCAAAACCTGCGAGATCTACGCATGGTGTCCTGTGGAGGATGATACGAATGTACCCAG GCCAGCTTTTCTAAAGGATGCTGAGAACTTCACCATTTTAGTGAAGAACAACATCTGGTATCCCAAGTTCAACTTTGCCAA GCGAAATATTCTCCCTAGTATCAATTCCACATACCTGAAGGGCTGTATCTATGACGCTCAAACGGATCCCTTCTGCCCGATATTCCGGATCCAAAAGATAATGGAGGCTGCAGGACAGAACTTCCAGGAGATGGCTGTGGAG GGTGGCATTATGGGGCTGCAGATCAAGTGGAACTGCGACCTTGACAAAGCGGCTTCTCTCTGCGTGCCGAGATACAGCTTCCGTCGCCTTGACGACAAGAATTCCAAATACACCGTCTCCCCAGGCTACAACTTCAG ATTTGCAAAGTACTACAGGGACACAAGCGGCCTCGAGGCACGGACCCTCATCAAGGCGTATGGCATCCGCTTTGATGTCATAGTGTTTGGAAAG GCAGGAAAATTTGACATCATCCCTACAATGATTAACATTGGCTCTGGTTTGGCACTGCTGGGAGTG GCAACAGTCCTGTGTGACATCATTGTCCTGTATTTTATGAAGAGAAGACACTTCTACAGAGAGAAGAAGTACAAATATGTGGAGGACTATGAACTG
- the P2RX4 gene encoding P2X purinoceptor 4 isoform X2: protein MQGSAAMASCRDCCYSLLFEYDTPRIVMIRSRKVGLMNRLVQLGILAYVVGWVFIWEKGYQEIDSVVSSVTIKVKGVTVTNTSTLGPRVWDVADYVIPPQEENTVFIMTNMIMTLNQTQGSCPELPDNKTVCKSEEDCHAGYVGTHSNGVQTGNCIKYNGSIKTCEIYAWCPVEDDTNVPRPAFLKDAENFTILVKNNIWYPKFNFAKRNILPSINSTYLKGCIYDAQTDPFCPIFRIQKIMEAAGQNFQEMAVEGGIMGLQIKWNCDLDKAASLCVPRYSFRRLDDKNSKYTVSPGYNFRFAKYYRDTSGLEARTLIKAYGIRFDVIVFGKAGKFDIIPTMINIGSGLALLGVATVLCDIIVLYFMKRRHFYREKKYKYVEDYELGGNSTYGTQP, encoded by the exons ATGCAAGGCAGCGCAGCCATGGCGTCCTGCCGGGACTGCTGCTACAGCCTGCTCTTCGAGTACGACACCCCGCGCATCGTCATGATCCGCAGCCGCAAAGTGGGGCTCATGAACCGGCTGGTGCAGCTCGGCATCCTCGCCTACGTGGTCGG CTGGGTCTTCATTTGGGAAAAGGGCTACCAGGAGATCGACTCCGTAGTCAGCTCTGTTACGATCAAAGTGAAAGGAGTAACTGTGACCAACACATCAACTCTGGGACCCCGGGTCTGGGATGTGGCTGACTATGTTATTCCACCTCAG GAAGAGAACACCGTCTTCATCATGACAAACATGATCATGACACTGAATCAAACGCAAGGTTCCTGTCCCGAG CTTCCAGATAACAAAACTGTGTGCAAGTCTGAAGAGGACTGCCATGCAGGATATGTAGGCACTCATAGCAACG GAGTCCAGACTGGGAACTGCATTAAGTACAACGGCTCCATCAAAACCTGCGAGATCTACGCATGGTGTCCTGTGGAGGATGATACGAATGTACCCAG GCCAGCTTTTCTAAAGGATGCTGAGAACTTCACCATTTTAGTGAAGAACAACATCTGGTATCCCAAGTTCAACTTTGCCAA GCGAAATATTCTCCCTAGTATCAATTCCACATACCTGAAGGGCTGTATCTATGACGCTCAAACGGATCCCTTCTGCCCGATATTCCGGATCCAAAAGATAATGGAGGCTGCAGGACAGAACTTCCAGGAGATGGCTGTGGAG GGTGGCATTATGGGGCTGCAGATCAAGTGGAACTGCGACCTTGACAAAGCGGCTTCTCTCTGCGTGCCGAGATACAGCTTCCGTCGCCTTGACGACAAGAATTCCAAATACACCGTCTCCCCAGGCTACAACTTCAG ATTTGCAAAGTACTACAGGGACACAAGCGGCCTCGAGGCACGGACCCTCATCAAGGCGTATGGCATCCGCTTTGATGTCATAGTGTTTGGAAAG GCAGGAAAATTTGACATCATCCCTACAATGATTAACATTGGCTCTGGTTTGGCACTGCTGGGAGTG GCAACAGTCCTGTGTGACATCATTGTCCTGTATTTTATGAAGAGAAGACACTTCTACAGAGAGAAGAAGTACAAATATGTGGAGGACTATGAACTG